One genomic window of Ottowia oryzae includes the following:
- a CDS encoding DMT family transporter → MSQPSAAGNAAPALALLFNALVWGLSWVAFKALNGVGLHPLWTTAMVYGGGLLILLLWRPQGLRDLVRHPHLLLLALAAGMTNLSFNWSVTIGDVVRVVLLFYLMPLWSVGLAWWLLGERPTAAAAVRLGLALAGVMLVLYRPGAVGATPTGLADALALLGGFCFALTNALLRRWRDTPQTARATAMFLGGVGTSSALALLIGAGAMPQAPLGSWLPWVLALTAAFLCGNLALQYGAARLPAQTTSLIMLSEVVFASVSAVLLGAAHPGAATWAGGALIMTAAFLAVIRQRTA, encoded by the coding sequence ATGAGCCAGCCCAGCGCAGCCGGCAACGCCGCACCGGCGTTGGCGCTGCTGTTCAACGCGCTGGTGTGGGGCTTGTCCTGGGTGGCTTTCAAGGCCTTGAACGGCGTGGGGCTGCACCCTTTGTGGACCACGGCCATGGTGTACGGCGGCGGCTTGCTGATCCTGCTGCTGTGGCGCCCGCAAGGCCTGCGCGACCTGGTTCGCCACCCGCACCTTCTGCTGCTGGCGCTCGCGGCGGGCATGACCAACCTCAGCTTCAACTGGAGCGTGACGATTGGCGACGTGGTGCGCGTGGTGCTGCTGTTTTACCTGATGCCCCTGTGGTCCGTCGGGCTGGCCTGGTGGCTGCTGGGCGAACGCCCCACGGCCGCCGCTGCCGTACGCCTGGGCCTGGCCCTGGCAGGCGTGATGCTGGTGCTGTACCGCCCCGGCGCCGTGGGCGCCACGCCCACCGGCCTGGCGGATGCGCTGGCCTTGCTGGGTGGCTTCTGCTTTGCGCTGACCAACGCGCTGCTGCGCCGCTGGCGCGACACGCCGCAGACGGCGCGCGCCACGGCCATGTTTCTGGGCGGCGTCGGCACGTCGAGCGCGCTGGCACTGCTGATCGGCGCCGGCGCCATGCCGCAGGCGCCGCTGGGCAGTTGGCTGCCCTGGGTGCTGGCGCTGACGGCCGCCTTCCTGTGCGGCAACCTGGCCTTGCAGTACGGCGCGGCGCGCCTGCCCGCGCAAACCACCTCGCTGATCATGCTGTCGGAAGTGGTGTTTGCCAGCGTTTCGGCGGTGCTGCTGGGCGCGGCGCACCCCGGCGCGGCCACCTGGGCCGGCGGCGCGCTGATCATGACAGCAGCGTTTCTGGCCGTGATCCGGCAGCGTACGGCCTGA